A part of Fusarium graminearum PH-1 chromosome 3, whole genome shotgun sequence genomic DNA contains:
- a CDS encoding calcium-transporting ATPase 3: protein MAKQDDAVDNHVSGQSNEPMSRPAHALTFDQVVEELQTDAMHGLTSAEAKSRHEKFGNNDLGDADGVQPLKIILAQVANAMTLVLILAMAVSFGIKSWIEGGVVAFIIGLNVTVGFFQEYSAEKTMDSLRNMSSPTASVVRDGDAKVIPSVEVVPGDLVEIKTGDTIPADIRLIEAVNFETDEAMLTGESLPVRKNEDEVFDDNCGPGDRINVAYSSSTVTKGRAKGIVFATATSTEIGAIAAALRKKDSKVRPVKRKPDGSAKPHRYLEAYTLTLTDAVGRFLGVNVGTPLQKKLSRLAIYLFGTAVICAIIVLAANEFNASQQVIIYAVATGLSMIPASLVVVLTITMAAGTKRMVERNVIVRNLKALEALGAVTDICSDKTGTLTQGKMVARGAWTPGKGTYLVENATEANNPTIGELRWSRKQPHELPLKTGGDECGVVSTTDELLSQSKYSLTKFLEVASLANLATVNEKAGEWHARGDPTEIAIQVLASRFDWNRLKLTSHDASNQYSEIAELPFDSDVKRMSVIMKDNRSSQLFAYTKGAVERVIGACATYCPEDSEDQVPITDEFREQILRNMESFAGMGLRVLALASKPYNVDMKKGDEIDRTTVECDLVFRGLVGLYDPPRLESAPAVRACHQAGISVHMLTGDHPETAKAIAIEVGILPTRMDMVAEDTVNTMVMTATTFDGLTDDEVDQLPFLPLVIARCAPQTKVRMIEALHRRDKFCAMTGDGVNDSPSLRRADVGIAMGQAGSDVAKDASDIVLSDDNFASIVAAIEEGRRIFDNIQKFILHVLATNVAQAIVLLVGLVFKDRTGLSVFPIAPVQIMWIIMATSGLPDMGLGFERAVAGIMERPPISLKTGVFSLEFVIDMTVYGVWIAALCLSSFVLRMYAFGDGELGEDCNDRYSDSCETVFKARATTFACLTWFSLFLAWEMIDKRRSFFRMQPKSKLYFTQWMHDIWRNQFLFWAIILGVVTLFPIQYIPVISDTVFKHKGITWEWAIVFIAAALFFGGIEAWKFAKRVYFRHQAAKSQGTDWKDMDLEQRTFGEYLTPDSSEASVRHDSEKVNAGAARQNSNNEKKA, encoded by the exons atggctaAGCAGGACGATGCTGTGGACAACCATGTCTCGGGCCAGAGCAACGAGCCCATGAGCCGCCCAGCTCACGCCTTGACTTTTGATCAAGTCGTCGAGGAGCTTCAGACAGATGCCATGCACGGTCTTACCAGTGCTGAAGCCAAATCACGACATGAAAAGTTTGGCAATAACGATCTTGGCGACGCCGACGGTGTTCAGCCTCTCAAGATTATTCTCGCACAGGTTGCCAACGCCATGACACTG GTGCTTATTCTCGCCATGGCCGTTTCTTTCGGTATCAAGTCATGGATTGAGGGTGGTGTCGTCGCCTTCATCATTGGTCTCAATGTTACTGTCGGTTTCTTCCAGGAATACTCTGCCGAGAAGACTATGGATTCGCTGCGAAACATGTCTTCTCCCACTGCTAGCGTCGTCCGTGATGGAGACGCCAAGGTTATCCCCTCTGTTGAGGTCGTTCCCGGTGATCTTGTGGAAATCAAGACTGGCGACACGATCCCTGCTGATATCCG ACTGATTGAGGCTGTCAACTTTGAGACTGATGAGGCTATGCTTACTGGTGAGTCTCTTCCCGTTCGAAAGAACGAGGATGAGGTTTTCGACGACAACTGCGGGCCTGGTGACCGTATCAACGTCGCCTACAGCTCCTCTACTGTTACCAAGGGTCGCGCCAAGGGTATTGTCTTTGCTACTGCTACATCCACCGAGATTGGTGCTATCGCTGCTGCTCTCCGAAAGAAGGACAGCAAGGTCCGTCCCGTGAAGCGTAAGCCTGATGGTTCTGCCAAGCCTCACCGATACCTCGAAGCCTATACTCTTACTCTTACCGATGCTGTTGGTCGTTTCCTCGGTGTAAATGTCGGCACACctctccagaagaagctgtccCGACTGGCAATCTACCTCTTTGGTACTGCTGTCATCTGTGCTATTATCGTCCTTGCCGCCAACGAGTTCAATGCCTCCCAACAGGTTATTATCTATGCCGTCGCCACTGGTCTGTCTATGATTCCTGCCAGTTTGGTCGTCGTCTTGaccatcaccatggctgccGGTACCAAGCGCATGGTTGAGCGTAACGTTATTGTTCGAAACCTCAAGGCCCTCGAGGCCCTTGGTGCTGTTACCGATATTTGCTCCGACAAGACCGGTACTCTTACCCAGGGTAAGATGGTTGCCCGTGGTGCCTGGACTCCTGGAAAGGGAACCTACCTTGTTGAGAACGCTACCGAGGCCAACAACCCTACCATTGGTGAGCTCCGCTGGTCTCGCAAGCAACCTCATGAGCTTCCTCTCAAGActggtggtgatgagtgCGGTGTTGTTTCTACCACCGATGAGCTTCTCTCCCAGAGCAAGTACTCCTTGACCAAGTTCCTCGAAGTTGCTTCtcttgccaaccttgccacTGTCAACGAAAAGGCTGGCGAGTGGCACGCCCGTGGTGACCCTACCGAGATTGCTATCCAGGTCCTTGCTTCTCGTTTCGACTGGAACCGTCTCAAGCTCACCAGCCACGATGCCTCCAACCAGTACAGTGAGATTGCCGAGCTTCCTTTCGACTCTGATGTCAAGCGCATGTCTGTCATTATGAAGGACAACCGATCCAGCCAGCTCTTTGCCTACACCAAGGGTGCTGTCGAGCGTGTCATTGGTGCCTGTGCTACTTACTGCCCCGAGGATAGCGAGGACCAGGTCCCTATCACTGATGAGTTCCGTGAGCAGATTCTCCGCAACATGGAGTCTTTTGCTGGTATGGGTCTCCGtgtccttgctcttgcttcCAAGCCCTACAACGTCGACATGAAGAAGGGTGACGAGATTGACCGAACCACTGTTGAGTGTGATCTCGTCTTCCGTGGTCTCGTTGGTCTTTACGATCCTCCTCGTCTCGAGTCTGCCCCTGCTGTCCGCGCCTGTCACCAGGCTGGTATCTCTGTGCACATGCTTACCGGTGACCACCCCGAGACCGCCAAGGCTATTGCTATTGAAGTCGGTATCCTGCCCACTCGCATGGACATGGTTGCCGAGGACACTGTCAACACCATGGTTATGACTGCTACCACCTTTGATGGTCTTACCGACGATGAAGTCGACCAGCTTCCTTTCCTCCCTCTTGTCATTGCCCGATGTGCTCCTCAGACCAAGGTCCGCATGATTGAAGCCCTCCACCGACGTGACAAGTTCTGTGCCATG actggtgatggtgtcaacgaTTCTCCCTCGCTCCGCCGTGCCGATGTTGGTATTGCCATGGGTCAAGCCGGTTCCGATGTCGCCAAGGACGCCTCCGATATTGTTCTCAGTGATGACAACTTTGCTTCCATTGTCGCTGCCATTGAGGAAGGTCGCCGTATCTTTGACAACATCCAGAAGTTCATTCTCCACGTCCTCGCCACCAACGTTGCTCAGGCTATCGTTTTGCTTGTCGGTCTTGTCTTTAAGGACCGAACCGGTCTCTCCGTCTTCCCTATTGCCCCCGTCCAGATCATGTGGATTATTATGGCCACCTCTGGTCTTCCCGACATGGGTCTCGGTTTCGAGCGCGCCGTCGCTGGTATTATGGAGCGACctcccatctctctcaaGACTGGTGTTTTCTCTCTCGAGTTTGTCATTGACATGACCGTCTATGGTGTCTGGATCGCCGCTCTTTGTCTCAGCTCCTTCGTCCTCCGCATGTACGcctttggcgatggtgagCTCGGTGAGGACTGCAACGACCGATACAGCGACAGCTGTGAGACCGTCTTCAAGGCCCGTGCTACCACTTTTGCCTGTCTTACCTGgttctctctcttccttgccTGGGAGATGATTGACAAGCGACGATCGTTCTTCCGCATGcagcccaagtccaagctctACTTTACCCAGTGGATGCACGACATCTGGCGCAACCAGTTCCTCTTCTGGGCCATTATCCTCGGTGTTGTCACTCTCTTCCCTATCCAGTACATTCCCGTCATCAGTGACACCGTCTTTAAGCACAAGGGTATCACTTGGGAGTGGGCCATTGTCTTTATCGCTGCCGCTTTGTTCTTTGGTGGTATCGAGGCATGGAAGTTTGCCAAGCGTGTCTACTTCCGTCACCAGGCCGCCAAGTCCCAAGGCACCGACTGGAAGGATATGGACCTCGAGCAGCGCACTTTCGGCGAGTACCTCACTCCCGACTCCAGCGAGGCCAGCGTTCGCCACGACTCTGAAAAGGTCAACGCTGGTGCTGCGCGCCAGAACTCCAacaacgagaagaaggcttga